A section of the Drosophila sechellia strain sech25 chromosome 3L, ASM438219v1, whole genome shotgun sequence genome encodes:
- the LOC6616258 gene encoding uncharacterized protein LOC6616258, which translates to MSDNELSDAVTQVLLELYQRHGIPMVSQPMVGVGENAYGQVLRVSWPTIADAATVVVKMAPRNEARRSHMHVVDYYAREVFMYQEVFPVFRALSPDRNTFTVAPALQANDLKAPDEFLIFEDLSESGFRPNSRSIMPTYDIVVCSLKALAELHACSFILQQTDPLQFKQLVEFVEKDNLFTPDIEEVTIEFGKAQLRRARNILNESDGDQVAAVQEVLQLCEKQLKSLALYCVDGKAQAPHAVICHGDFWNNNILYRHEPNSDQPVEAKLIDFQMSRYAPPVLDIVHYLFACTEKRLRDEHFPAFMDAYYNTLDQKLKSCNLSLEDIYPRSVFNRQLQLYGVYGSIMGAFSLPFFISNANEVIDIDTVSEAIQSISTSSDEPKYKELIEEYEILNARTLPIFKRRITGIVEDLIKYNMTEPLFKLESEPIAKVL; encoded by the exons ATGAGCGATAACGAGCTTTCAGACGCCGTTACCCAAGTCCTTTTGGAGCTGTATCAACGCCATGGCATACCTATGGTCTCGCAACCGATGGTCGGAGTTGGGGAGAATGCCTACGGACAGGTTCTCCGGGTGAGTTGGCCTACGATCGCGGACGCAGCCACCGTGGTGGTCAAAATGGCGCCTAGGAACGAGGCCCGAAGATCCCATATGCACGTCGTGGACTACTATGCTCGCGAGGTCTTCATGTACCAGGAGGTGTTCCCCGTTTTCCGGGCGCTATCTCCAGATCGTAACACTTTCACCGTGGCACCGGCCCTACAGGCCAATGACTTGAAAGCTCCCGATGAGTTCTTGATATTCGAGGACCTGTCCGAGAGTGGATTTCGGCCCAATTCGCGCAGTATCATGCCTACCTACGACATCGTGGTCTGCTCCCTGAAAGCTTTGGCGGAGCTACATGCATGCTCCTTCATCCTGCAGCAGACCGATCCCTTGCAGTTCAAGCAGTTGGTGGAGTTCGTGGAGAAGGACAACCTATTTACACCCGACATTGAGGAGGTCACAATTGAGTTTGGAAAGGCGCAGTTGCGCAGGGCGAGAAACATTCTGAATGAATCCGATGGCGACCAAGTGGCCGCGGTCCAGGAAGTCCTGCAACTGTGTGAAAAGCAGCTGAAATCCTTGGCTCTTTACTGTGTGGATGGAAAGGCGCAGGCGCCACATGCTGTTATCTGTCACGGTGACTTCTGGAATAACAATATTCTCTATAGGCATGAG CCCAATTCTGATCAACCTGTGGAGGCCAAGCTGATCGACTTTCAAATGTCTCGCTATGCTCCGCCGGTACTGGATATAGTCCATTACCTGTTTGCCTGCACGGAGAAACGATTGCGGGACGAGCACTTCCCCGCCTTCATGGATGCTTACTACAACACGCTGGACCAGAAATTGAAGTCCTGCAATCTTTCCCTCGAGGACATATATCCGCGCAGCGTCTTCAATCGACAATTGCAACTGTACGGTGTTTACGGCTCGATAATGGGTGCATTTTCTCTACCCTTTTTCATTTCCAATGCCAACGAAGTAATTGATATCGACACGGTTTCCGAGGCCATCCAGAGTATTTCGACATCCTCTGATGAACCCAAGTACAAGGAGCTGATTGAAGAATACGAAATTCTTAACGCCCGGACTTTACCGATTTTCAAGCGGCGAATCACTGGTATCGTCGAGGATCTTATAAAGTACAACATGACGGAGCCGCTATTCAAACTGGAATCCGAGCCAATTGCTAAAGTATTATAG